One window of the Macaca thibetana thibetana isolate TM-01 chromosome 1, ASM2454274v1, whole genome shotgun sequence genome contains the following:
- the LOC126943457 gene encoding olfactory receptor 2AJ1 — protein MMGHQNHTLHSDFILLGLFSSSPTSLVFFLFIFVIFIMSVTGNTLMILLICSESRLHTPMYFLLSHLSFMDILHVSNIVPKMVTDFLSGSRTISFAGCGFQVFLSLTLLGGECLLLAAMSYDRYVAICHPLRYPTLMKEYASTLMAGGSWLIGVFNSTVHTAYALQFPFCGSRAIDHFFCEVPAMLKLSCADTTNYERGVYVSAVLFLVIPAFLISASYGQIILTVLQMKSSEARKKSFSTCSFHMIVVMMYYGPFIFTYMRPKSYHTPGQDKFLAIFYTILTPTLNPLIYSFRNKDVLVVIKNMLKSKFLHKK, from the coding sequence ATGATGGGTCATCAGAATCACACTTTGCACAGCGATTTCATACTTTTGGGACTGTTCTCTTCTTCCCCAACAAGTCtggttttcttcttatttatattCGTCATTTTCATTATGAGTGTAACAGGAAATACACTCATGATCCTCCTCATTTGCAGTGAGTCCAGACTTCACACTCCAATGTATTTTCTGCTCAGCCATCTCTCCTTTATGGATATCTTGCATGTTTCCAACATCGTTCCCAAAATGGTCACTGACTTCCTGTCAGGCAGCAGAACTATTTCATTTGCAGGTTGTGGGTTCCAGGTGTTTCTGTCCCTCACCCTCCTGGGTGGTGAGTGCCTTCTCCTGGCTGCAATGTCCTATGATCGCTATGTGGCCATCTGTCACCCACTGCGCTATCCGACTCTAATGAAGGAGTATGCCAGCACTCTCATGGCTGGAGGCTCCTGGCTCATTGGGGTTTTCAACTCCACAGTCCACACAGCTTACGCACTGCAATTTCCCTTCTGCGGCTCTAGGGCAATCGATCACTTTTTCTGTGAAGTCCCTGCCATGCTGAAGTTGTCCTGTGCAGACACAACAAACTATGAACGAGGGGTTTATGTAAGTGCTGTGTTATTCCTGGTGATCCCTGCCTTCTTGATCTCTGCTTCTTATGGCCAAATTATTCTTACTGTCCTCCAGATGAAATCATCAGAGGcaagaaaaaagtcattttccACTTGTTCCTTCCACATGATTGTGGTCATGATGTACTATGGGccctttatttttacatatatgagACCTAAATCATACCACACTCCAGGCCAGGATAAGTTCCTGGCAATATTCTATACGATCCTCACACCCACACTCAACCCCTTAATCTACAGCTTTAGGAATAAAGATGTTCTGGTGGTGATAAAAAATATGCTCAAAAGTAAGTTTCTGCATaaaaaatga
- the LOC126943376 gene encoding olfactory receptor 2AK2-like, translating into MYSSKEHPENSTVFNIVILLSLKGSQHYYMNVSDVISFDILISAMKTGNQSFGTDFLLVGLFQYGQINSLLFVVIATLFTVALTGNIMLIHLIWLDTRLHTPMYFLLSQLSIIDLMYISTTVPKMVVNFLSQSKTITFMGCEIQTYVFLALGGTEALLLGFMSYDRYVAICHPLHYPVLMSKNICCLMVACAWASSSVSAIIHTLHVFQLPFCRSRLINHFFCEVPALLSLVCRDTSHYEYTVLLSGLTILLLPFLAILASYARVLIVVFQMSSGKGQAKAVSTCSSHLIVASLFYATALFTYTRPHSLHSPSQDKVVAVFYTIITPLLNPFIYSLRNKEVTGAVRRLLG; encoded by the coding sequence ATGTATTCATCCAAAGAGCATCCAGAAAATTCAACTGTGTTTAATATTGTCATTTTGCTTTCTCTTAAGGGCAGCCAACATTATTACATGAACGTTTCAGATGTCATCTCCTTTGATATTTTGATTTCAGCcatgaaaacaggaaatcaaagtTTTGGGACAGATTTTCTACTTGTTGGTCTTTTCCAATACGGCCAGATAAACTCTCTTCTCTTTGTTGTCATTGCCACCCTCTTTACAGTTGCTCTGACAGGAAATATTATGCTGATCCACCTCATTTGGTTGGACACCAGACTCCACACTCCAATGTACTTTCTGCTCAGTCAGCTCTCCATCATTGACCTCATGTACATCTCCACCACTGTGCCCAAGATGGTGGTCAACTTCCTCTCACAGAGTAAGACCATTACATTTATGGGCTGTGAGATTCAAACGTATGTGTTCTTGGCTCTTGGTGGAACTGAAGCCCTTCTCCTTGGTTTTATGTCTTATGATCGCTACGTAGCTATCTGTCACCCTTTACATTATCCGGTACTTATGAGCAAGAATATCTGCTGCCTCATGGTTGCATGTGCATGGGCCAGTAGTTCTGTCAGCGCTATCATACATACATTGCATGTGTTTCAACTTCCATTCTGTAGGTCTCGGCTCATAAACCACTTTTTCTGTGAAGTTCCAGCTCTACTGTCATTGGTGTGTCGGGACACCTCCCATTATGAGTATACAGTCCTCCTGAGTGGACTTACTATTCTGCTGCTACCATTCCTGGCCATTCTGGCTTCCTATGCTCGTGTGCTTATTGTGGTATTCCAGATGAGTTCAGGAAAAGGACAGGCAAAAGCTGTTTCCACTTGTTCCTCCCACCTGATTGTGGCAAGCCTGTTCTATGCGACCGCTCTCTTTACCTACACGAGGCCACACTCCTTGCATTCCCCTTCACAGGACAAGGTGGTGGCAGTATTTTACACAATTATCACACCTCTACTGAACCCATTTATCTATAGCCTGCGAAATAAGGAAGTCACGGGGGCAGTGAGGAGACTGTTGGGATAA